The genomic segment CTTAGTGAAGATGGACTGTTCCAAGGGCTTGATCTGGGTGACACATTAGGACTCAAATGGTTGTTTGGGTGGATGACGGGGCTCAAATTCCTCGAAGTAGTTGTTGCAGTACTTTTGCGTCCTGACAATGGTGATGTAGGATTACTCTCTGGGTCAGAAGAGCTATTTGCCGAAGATTCATCACCAAGAAACTGAAGTTCCTCAACTCTCTTATTAAGGGATCTAGCCTTCTTAAGACTCTTGCTGGTTTCTTCATCACGGTTCTTGTCTTTGGgaacttttttctttggagGTTTCATGCCTATTAGGACAACTTTCATGCcgctctctttcttttcagcacaCATGAAGTCATGAGCACGTACAGCAGCATCTACTTCTTCAAATTCTATAATTGCACATTCCTGAGTTCCCAGTTGGGTGTACCGGTTGCTGACCCTCCTGATATCGGGTGGTAGATCCCTACCAGGCTTGAGAATACGAACGGATGAAATTACACCAAAAGTTACAAAGGCTTTGAGGAGATACTCCATTATCCTTTCTTGCATGCATCcattttcttgttgtttgttAAGAGCCTGCAGCTCAGAAATCATGTGGATATCATACACCAGTAACATCCTAGTAGGGAGGTTTTCACTTGGAAACACTGGAACTGGAGTATTTCTTCTAACCTTTTTGTTATCATCATTGAGCTCAAGAGTGTCCGAGTACTTCAGTGCATAGGCTGTGGTTCTCCAGTCCCGGGTAAGGTGTTTCACCTTGAAGACAGACATAGGTTAAGCAGCACAACTGATCAAACCCACTCAAACTAATTACAGAAACTGTTAGACAGATGCAGGCTCCAGTCTACAAACAGAAACCTGGATTTAAGTTTCATGTAGCAGACTTGAGTGAAAAAGTAAACAGTCTTCCTGCTATAACGGGCATCAGTGAGCTCCTGTAAAGCTCAGGTCCTGTTAAATCTACTGAAAACAGGAACTGACACTAAtctcaaactgaaaaatcattaCTTTATCTTAAAGCCTGCTCAAGTGATGTTTGGTCATTCCACATAGAAGTCTGAACCATGACCAAAATGCATGTtctgtgggttttattttgttaagtTTGCCAAACAAGTAGTTTTGCCAAGTTTAGGACTTCATTTTATGGAACTGGTTTTTCCTCCCTCAAAaatctcagtttaaaaaaaaccccaaacttctcAATTTCCAAGAAGTGTTTTTAAGAGTTTATCTGTTATCGGTATAATCTGTTTGAAGAGGTCTGAAGAAACTGGGAGTGCCTTAACTTCTAGACTGAATAGCTCTGCAAAACTGTCAGATTTCAAATCTTGACAAAGTGTTTCTAATGTAATTTCAGAAATCAGTCACATACACATACTTACATAGGAGTTCctaatgtaagaaaaaaagaaaaaagaataaaacccacCTCACCTTTAAGTGACTTCAGTTACCAGATACTTTCTACAACTCTTAATTTTTGGATCTCCATACATTTGCAAAGGTCAGATTCACCATCCCTTCTCAGAGACAGGAAAGTAACTTTACCAGGATTACTTAGGTACTCATGAGTAGCTGATCTAGAAATGAATTTTATCCTATGTCCCATTTACTATGCCCTACTCTCTCCCAGAATGATCATGTAGAAGCATAGTTGCTTAAAAGCCTGTGATTTCCCTAGCCAATCATGAGCGAGTTCAGCAAATAAAGTTTGGGATGAGACCAAACCTAACCATCACACCAAAACTCAATCAACCCCTGAGAGAGGCAGATAAAGAGGAAGACTGTAAGACTGCCTCTGTAAAACAAGTTTTCATCTCCTCTCTCCTGATGTTTTTAGATTCATCAGGCTTACATAAGGCACTTCAAATCTTAAAAAGTTAGCTTACCTTCTTAAAAGAAGTGAGGAGTTTAACACTGACATAGCCCATCTTATTTCTTCTCACATGCTTTAGAAGGAAGGCATCTTTCTCAAGGTTCTCATCTGAGAAGTAATATTCAATCTGTGCTATTAACTTCTGGATCAGGTCATTTTCTGGTGGATTCCAATTCTGGTCAGAGTCGTCATCATTTTCCCCACCACTGGAAACCAGTTAAATCATTTTATTAACAGATCTTCATCTTATATTAGTGGATTCAAATagtctttcaaaatgaaaaggcatAATCATAATGCTGATTCCAACTTACTTTATACGTAGGCACTGAACAGGTATCGCCCTATCCATCTGAGGCAGGAGGCCAGCTCAGAGGATGAAGCTTTCCAGTCAGCATAAGGAGTCAAGCTCCTGAGCTCATTCCAAAAGCTGATCTCAGTGTAGAACAATGAGACATATACACTAGCATCTTGAAAACACTCTGCCAACTCAAATCCTACACCAAAACATGAGATGCAGGTGCGCAGGCACTTGGTGCTATACAAAGTTCCTCCAGcgactgttttatttttcagtatgaaGCTATTAAACGCAGGCTTGACATTTATGTCCTTCATGAGTAGTGT from the Gavia stellata isolate bGavSte3 chromosome 13, bGavSte3.hap2, whole genome shotgun sequence genome contains:
- the LARP6 gene encoding la-related protein 6, which encodes MSVFKVKHLTRDWRTTAYALKYSDTLELNDDNKKVRRNTPVPVFPSENLPTRMLLVYDIHMISELQALNKQQENGCMQERIMEYLLKAFVTFGVISSVRILKPGRDLPPDIRRVSNRYTQLGTQECAIIEFEEVDAAVRAHDFMCAEKKESGMKVVLIGMKPPKKKVPKDKNRDEETSKSLKKARSLNKRVEELQFLGDESSANSSSDPESNPTSPLSGRKSTATTTSRNLSPVIHPNNHLSPNVSPRSSPWNSPSSLRKVTKKSPLAEDSKLNPSTSPEIPRKCTDYSSDSSITPSGSPWVQRRKAQTVTQEKSPVSSPMLARKIQNADGLPVGVLRLPKGPDGTKGFHNGCERRKAMKNE